From Triticum aestivum cultivar Chinese Spring chromosome 4A, IWGSC CS RefSeq v2.1, whole genome shotgun sequence, a single genomic window includes:
- the LOC123088458 gene encoding disease resistance protein RGA5-like isoform X2, whose protein sequence is MTDGNHRGSDELAALEKVLLDESTDPVNLPFSLLKAITGNFSESHEIGRGGFGVVYKGVLPSGRTVAVKQLFERYEILDKTFDSEIDCLAGLKHKNTVRFLGYSSETQYLRRLCDGKLQWVAKRQRLLCFEYLPKGCLAGYLSDASCGLHWTTRYQIIKGICEGVHYLHQHRIIHRDLKPQNVLLDDNMIPKIADFGLSRHLSESQSRDITENKFGTMGYMAPKFFNKGEITFKTDVYSLGAIIMDILMGQKECSDVKEVVESWTDKFGTSKSHTSQEEVKLCAEIGIKCRNYDPRNRPATWSIIHGILDEAEISNWSVTSDVATSTEGQIRLASMRADELKLMDDSATPSQQQASTLEVGQEGGKVSQERKRKSSTISFSKMADELRLMGDSAAPSQLQPSALEVEQEDGKVSQEKKRKTSFFGLADEKKLIDDSAAPSQLQPLAREVELVDGKVSLEREGKAASVSVVTGVISTPSGKLATLMCDEYNKHKEVRKQVSFLENELSSINAALEQPELMDELAVVVKNWRDDVREISYDMQNCIDDFMCQFGGEDAEVGLIEEVAELHKRLSELHGIANQMGELRSLVVEANARRESYKIDDCNPSFGYVSVDARLRAVYQEATNLVGIEGPSKEVVSLLMNTQKKLKVVSIVGFGGLGKTTLAKQVFNKITGHFDCLAFFSVSQRPDLRMLLNRLQLKLGINVSSHNCGLDDIIEKLRKYLTDKRYLIVVDDLWDQSAWRTISCAFPQNGNGSRIILTTRVENVASIACNNDRECIYTMKPLSEHNSRMLFSNRVFGSEVVCPPHLKDVAAEILKKCGGMPLAIITIASLLATQVKSRKHWESIRKYLRVQPATNPSLEEIKSILNLSYKHLPLHLRACYLYLGMYPEDHIIIRDQLVKQWIAEGLVSSLHGPDLEDVGRSYFNELVNRSMIQPSEISYGEVLSCTVHDMMLDLILSKCVEDNFISVAYNSEDMARLLHRCKNKVRRLSLSSMAVGGATYDTAIAARLSRVRSLLFKKGCNPILPLLWFKYLRVLILLNERYRWKIVDLTAVSQLFHLRCLMVSVYVEIKLPTKLGELVYLETMDIENCKLLERIPSDIVRLPRLSYLLLPTETKLPEGIGNMKSLRTLRGLDMKKSSLECFMGLGELTNLRDLRMSIDIGLELPKVDALACSIGKLYNLEYLFISGNLVEREDSQQLGSLFNPLQHIEHLELPDWRLWRVPKWLCGLHCLRFLELYVEKTSTQDVHLLGELPCLVYLDFEACEIPDERAMLGAGLFPVLESLKFWSSEDTTAYLGFEAGAMPSSRTLWMAACHWGGTAPVGMEHLLHLQQIQVRGVCNYKDTDDAFKEALLMHPNRPSVTIHPL, encoded by the exons ATGACGGACGGCAACCACCGAGGCAGTGACGAGCTTGCTGCCCTGGAGAAGGTGTTGCTGGATGAAAGCACGGATCCAGTCAATCTACCTTTCTCGCTTCTCAAAGCCATTACAGGGAATTTCTCCGAATCTCACGAAATCGGTAGGGGCGGGTTCGGGGTGGTCTACAAG GGAGTGCTTCCAAGTGGTCGCACCGTCGCCGTGAAGCAGCTCTTCGAAAGGTACGAGATCCTCGACAAGACTTTCGATAGCGAGATTGACTGTCTTGCGGGCCTCAAGCACAAGAATACGGTGCGATTTCTTGGGTATTCCTCCGAGACGCAGTATTTACGAAGGCTGTGCGACGGGAAGCTTCAGTGGGTAGCCAAGCGGCAGAGGCTGCTCTGCTTTGAGTACCTGCCCAAAGGGTGTCTTGCTGGCTATCTCTCCG ATGCATCTTGTGGACTTCATTGGACCACACGTTATCAAATAATCAAGGGGATCTGTGAGGGCGTACATTATCTTCACCAGCACCGCATTATTCACAGGGACCTCAAACCTCAGAATGTACTATTGGATGATAACATGATTCCCAAAATTGCGGATTTCGGACTATCGCGACACTTAAGTGAAAGCCAGAGTCGGGATATCACTGAAAACAAGTTTGGAACAAT GGGATATATGGCACCAAAATTCTTTAATAAGGGAGAAATCACCTTCAAGACAGACGTATATAGTTTGGGTGCTATAATAATGGATATTCTTATGGGACAAAAGGAATGCTCCGATGTTAAGGAG GTAGTTGAAAGTTGGACGGACAAGTTTGGGACATCAAAGAGTCATACATCACAGGAAGAAGTAAAGTTATGTGCTGAGATAGGGATAAAATGCAGGAACTATGACCCCCGGAACAGGCCTGCTACATGGTCTATCATCCATGGAATACTGGATGAAGCGGAAATTTCGAACTGGTCTGTTACAAGTGATGTAGCTACCTCTACAGAAGGGCAG ATAAGACTTGCCTCCATGCGGGCGGATGAGCTGAAGTTGATGGATGATTCTGCTACACCATCCCAACAACAAGCATCAACGCTGGAAGTGGGGCAGGAGGGTGGCAAAGTGAGCCAAGAGAGGAAAAGGAAGTCATCAACC ATAAGCTTCTCCAAGATGGCAGATGAGTTAAGGTTGATGGGCGATTCCGCTGCACCATCCCAACTGCAACCTTCGGCACTGGAGGTGGAGCAAGAGGATGGCAAAGTGAGccaagagaagaagaggaag ACAAGCTTCTTTGGGCTGGCGGATGAGAAGAAGTTGATAGATGATTCTGCTGCACCATCCCAATTGCAACCATTAGCGCGGGAGGTGGAGCTGGTGGATGGCAAAGTTAGCCTAGAGAGGGAAGGGAAGGCAGCAAGCGTGAGTGTGGTGACTGGGGTGATAAGCACCCCCAGTGGCAAGCTTGCCACATTAATGTGCGATGAGTACAATAAGCACAAAGAGGTGAGGAAGCAGGTGTCCTTCCTTGAGAACGAGTTGAGCAGCATAAACGCTGCCCTTGAGCAGCCGGAGCTCATGGATGAGCTCGCTGTAGTGGTAAAAAATTGGAGGGATGATGTCAGGGAGATTTCATACGACATGCAGAATTGCATTGATGACTTCATGTGCCAATTTGGAGGTGAGGATGCCGAGGTAGGTTTAATCGAGGAGGTTGCTGAACTTCACAAGAGGTTGTCTGAGCTTCATGGAATTGCCAACCAGATGGGAGAGCTTAGGAGTCTTGTGGTAGAAGCAAATGCTCGGCGTGAGAGTTACAAGATTGATGATTGCAATCCTAGCTTTGGTTATGTGTCTGTCGACGCTCGTCTGCGAGCGGTCTACCAGGAGGCGACCAATCTTGTGGGCATTGAAGGCCCTAGCAAGGAGGTTGTTAGTTTGTTGATGAATACTCAGAAGAAACTAAAGGTTGTGTCCATTGTTGGTTTTGGAGGCCTGGGTAAAACTACACTTGCCAAACAGGTGTTTAACAAGATAACGGGGCATTTCGATTGTTTGGCATTCTTTTCAGTTTCGCAGAGGCCTGATTTGAGAATGCTTCTCAATCGCCTACAATTGAAACTTGGGATAAATGTCTCTTCTCACAATTGCGGGCTTGACGACATCATTGAAAAGCTAAGGAAGTATCTCACAGACAAAAG GTACCTTATTGTAGTTGATGACTTGTGGGATCAATCAGCATGGAGAACTATTAGTTGTGCTTTTCCACAAAATGGAAATGGGAGTAGAATAATTTTAACCACACGAGTGGAAAATGTGGCTAGCATAGCCTGTAACAATGACCGTGAGTGCATTTACACAATGAAGCCCCTCAGTGAACATAACTCAAGAATGTTATTCTCCAATAGAGTATTTGGGTCTGAAGTTGTTTGTCCACCCCATCTTAAAGATGTTGCGGCTGAAATTCTGAAGAAGTGTGGTGGTATGCCGCTCGCAATTATCACTATAGCTAGCCTATTAGCTACTCAAGTGAAATCAAGGAAACACTGGGAGAGCATAAGGAAATATTTGCGTGTCCAACCTGCCACAAATCCTTCATTGGAAGAGATAAAAAGTATATTAAACCTTAGCTACAaacatcttcctcttcatcttcgggCATGTTATTTGTACCTTGGTATGTATCCCGAGGACCACATCATAATACGGGATCAGTTGGTTAAACAGTGGATAGCTGAAGGCTTGGTCAGCAGTTTGCATGGGCCTGATTTAGAGGATGTTGGCAGGAGTTatttcaatgagctagtcaatagAAGCATGATTCAGCCAAGCGAAATTAGCTACGGAGAGGTGTTGTCTTGCACAGTACACGACATGATGCTTGATTTGATCCTAAGCAAGTGTGTAGAAGATAATTTTATAAGTGTGGCATACAATTCTGAGGACATGGCAAGACTACTGCATCGCTGCAAAAACAAGGTTCGCCGATTATCCCTGAGCTCCATGGCTGTTGGTGGAGCTACATATGACACGGCTATTGCTGCTAGGCTGTCACGAGTTCGATCATTACTGTTCAAGAAGGGGTGTAATCCTATACTCCCTCTTTTGTGGTTCAAGTACCTCAGGGTTCTGATCCTTTTGAATGAGCGCTATAGATGGAAGATAGTTGACCTCACCGCTGTTAGCCAGTTGTTCCACCTGAGGTGTCTGATGGTAAGTGTTTATGTGGAGATAAAGCTCCCTACTAAACTTGGTGAGCTTGTTTACTTGGAGACAAtggacatagaaaattgcaaactGCTGGAGAGAATCCCCTCGGATATAGTTCGTTTGCCCCGCCTGTCCTATCTGCTGCTTCCAACTGAGACAAAGCTGCCTGAAGGTATCGGGAATATGAAATCACTGCGGACTCTGAGAGGGCTTGACATGAAAAAGAGCTCGCTGGAGTGTTTTATGGGTCTCGGTGAGCTGACCAATCTGAGGGATCTGCGTATGTCAATAGATATTGGTTTGGAGTTGCCGAAAGTTGATGCTTTGGCCTGTTCCATTGGAAAGCTCTATAACCTTGAATATCTGTTCATCTCTGGCAATCTTGTTGAGCGTGAGGATAGCCAGCAGCTGGGCTCATTATTTAATCCTCTTCAACATATTGAGCATCTTGAATTGCCTGATTGGCGGTTATGGAGAGTTCCAAAATGGTTGTGTGGTCTCCACTGCCTGCGCTTCCTTGAGTTGTATGTTGAAAAGACATCAACTCAGGATGTTCATCTGCTTGGAGAGCTTCCCTGCCTCGTCTACCTGGATTTCGAAGCATGTGAAATCCCTGATGAAAGAGCTATGTTAGGCGCGGGGCTATTCCCAGTTCTGGAGTCCCTAAAATTCTGGTCTAGCGAAGACACTACAGCGTACCTGGGCTTCGAGGCAGGTGCTATGCCCAGTTCACGAACACTTTGGATGGCTGCGTGCCACTGGGGCGGGACTGCACCAGTCGGCATGGAGCACTTGttacacctccagcagatccaagTGCGTGGGGTCTGCAATTATAAGGATACTGATGACGCATTCAAGGAGGCCTTGCTGATGCACCCTAACCGCCCTTCCGTCACAATTCATCCTTTATAG
- the LOC123088458 gene encoding disease resistance protein RGA5-like isoform X1, translating to MTDGNHRGSDELAALEKVLLDESTDPVNLPFSLLKAITGNFSESHEIGRGGFGVVYKGVLPSGRTVAVKQLFERYEILDKTFDSEIDCLAGLKHKNTVRFLGYSSETQYLRRLCDGKLQWVAKRQRLLCFEYLPKGCLAGYLSDASCGLHWTTRYQIIKGICEGVHYLHQHRIIHRDLKPQNVLLDDNMIPKIADFGLSRHLSESQSRDITENKFGTMGYMAPKFFNKGEITFKTDVYSLGAIIMDILMGQKECSDVKEVVESWTDKFGTSKSHTSQEEVKLCAEIGIKCRNYDPRNRPATWSIIHGILDEAEISNWSVTSDVATSTEGQIRLASMRADELKLMDDSATPSQQQASTLEVGQEGGKVSQERKRKSSTVSVVTGVMSTISFSKMADELRLMGDSAAPSQLQPSALEVEQEDGKVSQEKKRKTSFFGLADEKKLIDDSAAPSQLQPLAREVELVDGKVSLEREGKAASVSVVTGVISTPSGKLATLMCDEYNKHKEVRKQVSFLENELSSINAALEQPELMDELAVVVKNWRDDVREISYDMQNCIDDFMCQFGGEDAEVGLIEEVAELHKRLSELHGIANQMGELRSLVVEANARRESYKIDDCNPSFGYVSVDARLRAVYQEATNLVGIEGPSKEVVSLLMNTQKKLKVVSIVGFGGLGKTTLAKQVFNKITGHFDCLAFFSVSQRPDLRMLLNRLQLKLGINVSSHNCGLDDIIEKLRKYLTDKRYLIVVDDLWDQSAWRTISCAFPQNGNGSRIILTTRVENVASIACNNDRECIYTMKPLSEHNSRMLFSNRVFGSEVVCPPHLKDVAAEILKKCGGMPLAIITIASLLATQVKSRKHWESIRKYLRVQPATNPSLEEIKSILNLSYKHLPLHLRACYLYLGMYPEDHIIIRDQLVKQWIAEGLVSSLHGPDLEDVGRSYFNELVNRSMIQPSEISYGEVLSCTVHDMMLDLILSKCVEDNFISVAYNSEDMARLLHRCKNKVRRLSLSSMAVGGATYDTAIAARLSRVRSLLFKKGCNPILPLLWFKYLRVLILLNERYRWKIVDLTAVSQLFHLRCLMVSVYVEIKLPTKLGELVYLETMDIENCKLLERIPSDIVRLPRLSYLLLPTETKLPEGIGNMKSLRTLRGLDMKKSSLECFMGLGELTNLRDLRMSIDIGLELPKVDALACSIGKLYNLEYLFISGNLVEREDSQQLGSLFNPLQHIEHLELPDWRLWRVPKWLCGLHCLRFLELYVEKTSTQDVHLLGELPCLVYLDFEACEIPDERAMLGAGLFPVLESLKFWSSEDTTAYLGFEAGAMPSSRTLWMAACHWGGTAPVGMEHLLHLQQIQVRGVCNYKDTDDAFKEALLMHPNRPSVTIHPL from the exons ATGACGGACGGCAACCACCGAGGCAGTGACGAGCTTGCTGCCCTGGAGAAGGTGTTGCTGGATGAAAGCACGGATCCAGTCAATCTACCTTTCTCGCTTCTCAAAGCCATTACAGGGAATTTCTCCGAATCTCACGAAATCGGTAGGGGCGGGTTCGGGGTGGTCTACAAG GGAGTGCTTCCAAGTGGTCGCACCGTCGCCGTGAAGCAGCTCTTCGAAAGGTACGAGATCCTCGACAAGACTTTCGATAGCGAGATTGACTGTCTTGCGGGCCTCAAGCACAAGAATACGGTGCGATTTCTTGGGTATTCCTCCGAGACGCAGTATTTACGAAGGCTGTGCGACGGGAAGCTTCAGTGGGTAGCCAAGCGGCAGAGGCTGCTCTGCTTTGAGTACCTGCCCAAAGGGTGTCTTGCTGGCTATCTCTCCG ATGCATCTTGTGGACTTCATTGGACCACACGTTATCAAATAATCAAGGGGATCTGTGAGGGCGTACATTATCTTCACCAGCACCGCATTATTCACAGGGACCTCAAACCTCAGAATGTACTATTGGATGATAACATGATTCCCAAAATTGCGGATTTCGGACTATCGCGACACTTAAGTGAAAGCCAGAGTCGGGATATCACTGAAAACAAGTTTGGAACAAT GGGATATATGGCACCAAAATTCTTTAATAAGGGAGAAATCACCTTCAAGACAGACGTATATAGTTTGGGTGCTATAATAATGGATATTCTTATGGGACAAAAGGAATGCTCCGATGTTAAGGAG GTAGTTGAAAGTTGGACGGACAAGTTTGGGACATCAAAGAGTCATACATCACAGGAAGAAGTAAAGTTATGTGCTGAGATAGGGATAAAATGCAGGAACTATGACCCCCGGAACAGGCCTGCTACATGGTCTATCATCCATGGAATACTGGATGAAGCGGAAATTTCGAACTGGTCTGTTACAAGTGATGTAGCTACCTCTACAGAAGGGCAG ATAAGACTTGCCTCCATGCGGGCGGATGAGCTGAAGTTGATGGATGATTCTGCTACACCATCCCAACAACAAGCATCAACGCTGGAAGTGGGGCAGGAGGGTGGCAAAGTGAGCCAAGAGAGGAAAAGGAAGTCATCAACCGTGAGTGTGGTGACTGGGGTGATGAGTACC ATAAGCTTCTCCAAGATGGCAGATGAGTTAAGGTTGATGGGCGATTCCGCTGCACCATCCCAACTGCAACCTTCGGCACTGGAGGTGGAGCAAGAGGATGGCAAAGTGAGccaagagaagaagaggaag ACAAGCTTCTTTGGGCTGGCGGATGAGAAGAAGTTGATAGATGATTCTGCTGCACCATCCCAATTGCAACCATTAGCGCGGGAGGTGGAGCTGGTGGATGGCAAAGTTAGCCTAGAGAGGGAAGGGAAGGCAGCAAGCGTGAGTGTGGTGACTGGGGTGATAAGCACCCCCAGTGGCAAGCTTGCCACATTAATGTGCGATGAGTACAATAAGCACAAAGAGGTGAGGAAGCAGGTGTCCTTCCTTGAGAACGAGTTGAGCAGCATAAACGCTGCCCTTGAGCAGCCGGAGCTCATGGATGAGCTCGCTGTAGTGGTAAAAAATTGGAGGGATGATGTCAGGGAGATTTCATACGACATGCAGAATTGCATTGATGACTTCATGTGCCAATTTGGAGGTGAGGATGCCGAGGTAGGTTTAATCGAGGAGGTTGCTGAACTTCACAAGAGGTTGTCTGAGCTTCATGGAATTGCCAACCAGATGGGAGAGCTTAGGAGTCTTGTGGTAGAAGCAAATGCTCGGCGTGAGAGTTACAAGATTGATGATTGCAATCCTAGCTTTGGTTATGTGTCTGTCGACGCTCGTCTGCGAGCGGTCTACCAGGAGGCGACCAATCTTGTGGGCATTGAAGGCCCTAGCAAGGAGGTTGTTAGTTTGTTGATGAATACTCAGAAGAAACTAAAGGTTGTGTCCATTGTTGGTTTTGGAGGCCTGGGTAAAACTACACTTGCCAAACAGGTGTTTAACAAGATAACGGGGCATTTCGATTGTTTGGCATTCTTTTCAGTTTCGCAGAGGCCTGATTTGAGAATGCTTCTCAATCGCCTACAATTGAAACTTGGGATAAATGTCTCTTCTCACAATTGCGGGCTTGACGACATCATTGAAAAGCTAAGGAAGTATCTCACAGACAAAAG GTACCTTATTGTAGTTGATGACTTGTGGGATCAATCAGCATGGAGAACTATTAGTTGTGCTTTTCCACAAAATGGAAATGGGAGTAGAATAATTTTAACCACACGAGTGGAAAATGTGGCTAGCATAGCCTGTAACAATGACCGTGAGTGCATTTACACAATGAAGCCCCTCAGTGAACATAACTCAAGAATGTTATTCTCCAATAGAGTATTTGGGTCTGAAGTTGTTTGTCCACCCCATCTTAAAGATGTTGCGGCTGAAATTCTGAAGAAGTGTGGTGGTATGCCGCTCGCAATTATCACTATAGCTAGCCTATTAGCTACTCAAGTGAAATCAAGGAAACACTGGGAGAGCATAAGGAAATATTTGCGTGTCCAACCTGCCACAAATCCTTCATTGGAAGAGATAAAAAGTATATTAAACCTTAGCTACAaacatcttcctcttcatcttcgggCATGTTATTTGTACCTTGGTATGTATCCCGAGGACCACATCATAATACGGGATCAGTTGGTTAAACAGTGGATAGCTGAAGGCTTGGTCAGCAGTTTGCATGGGCCTGATTTAGAGGATGTTGGCAGGAGTTatttcaatgagctagtcaatagAAGCATGATTCAGCCAAGCGAAATTAGCTACGGAGAGGTGTTGTCTTGCACAGTACACGACATGATGCTTGATTTGATCCTAAGCAAGTGTGTAGAAGATAATTTTATAAGTGTGGCATACAATTCTGAGGACATGGCAAGACTACTGCATCGCTGCAAAAACAAGGTTCGCCGATTATCCCTGAGCTCCATGGCTGTTGGTGGAGCTACATATGACACGGCTATTGCTGCTAGGCTGTCACGAGTTCGATCATTACTGTTCAAGAAGGGGTGTAATCCTATACTCCCTCTTTTGTGGTTCAAGTACCTCAGGGTTCTGATCCTTTTGAATGAGCGCTATAGATGGAAGATAGTTGACCTCACCGCTGTTAGCCAGTTGTTCCACCTGAGGTGTCTGATGGTAAGTGTTTATGTGGAGATAAAGCTCCCTACTAAACTTGGTGAGCTTGTTTACTTGGAGACAAtggacatagaaaattgcaaactGCTGGAGAGAATCCCCTCGGATATAGTTCGTTTGCCCCGCCTGTCCTATCTGCTGCTTCCAACTGAGACAAAGCTGCCTGAAGGTATCGGGAATATGAAATCACTGCGGACTCTGAGAGGGCTTGACATGAAAAAGAGCTCGCTGGAGTGTTTTATGGGTCTCGGTGAGCTGACCAATCTGAGGGATCTGCGTATGTCAATAGATATTGGTTTGGAGTTGCCGAAAGTTGATGCTTTGGCCTGTTCCATTGGAAAGCTCTATAACCTTGAATATCTGTTCATCTCTGGCAATCTTGTTGAGCGTGAGGATAGCCAGCAGCTGGGCTCATTATTTAATCCTCTTCAACATATTGAGCATCTTGAATTGCCTGATTGGCGGTTATGGAGAGTTCCAAAATGGTTGTGTGGTCTCCACTGCCTGCGCTTCCTTGAGTTGTATGTTGAAAAGACATCAACTCAGGATGTTCATCTGCTTGGAGAGCTTCCCTGCCTCGTCTACCTGGATTTCGAAGCATGTGAAATCCCTGATGAAAGAGCTATGTTAGGCGCGGGGCTATTCCCAGTTCTGGAGTCCCTAAAATTCTGGTCTAGCGAAGACACTACAGCGTACCTGGGCTTCGAGGCAGGTGCTATGCCCAGTTCACGAACACTTTGGATGGCTGCGTGCCACTGGGGCGGGACTGCACCAGTCGGCATGGAGCACTTGttacacctccagcagatccaagTGCGTGGGGTCTGCAATTATAAGGATACTGATGACGCATTCAAGGAGGCCTTGCTGATGCACCCTAACCGCCCTTCCGTCACAATTCATCCTTTATAG